The following coding sequences are from one Sesamum indicum cultivar Zhongzhi No. 13 linkage group LG11, S_indicum_v1.0, whole genome shotgun sequence window:
- the LOC105173339 gene encoding L10-interacting MYB domain-containing protein-like yields the protein MSRKRKEACGTSLEPKSRADDAWWDMPQVSLLIELMYEHYKKGHLISSTFSEQIWHEIVVELYERNKTQYTVAQLKGKANRLRMLWRKFYDLVYKRTDFGWDPTTCTVTASEDRWAEWIPANPRESGLKKKGLPHFDLCTEMFSSSVATGSNARSSAMPPVSNNDDDEVGVSYPAMDSSNPLSSGTENIQRATRGVQRIGGQNDQWNRIDACIDAITTCSEAKTRKLAKISNDDIEECMAALCKMEGLLQDLFFAARSICVEGEASNV from the exons ATGAGTCGAAAGCGGAAGGAGGCATGTGGTACGTCTTTGGAGCCAAAGTCACGGGCTGACGATGCTTGGTGGGATATGCCACAG GTGTCTTTGCTCATTGAATTGATGTATGAGCATTACAAGAAAGGACACCTTATCTCATCAACATTTAGTGAGCAAATTTGGCATGAAATCGTGGTTGAATTGTACGAACGTAATAAAACACAATACACTGTGGCTCAACTTAAAGGTAAGGCTAACAGGCTTCGAATGCTTTGGCGTAAGTTTTATGATTTGGTATACAAACGGACTGATTTTGGTTGGGACCCAACAACGTGCACTGTGACTGCCAGTGAGGATCGTTGGGCTGAATGGATCCCA GCTAATCCGAGAGAGTCTGGCTTGAAAAAGAAGGGTCTTCCTCATTTCGATTTATGTACTGAGATGTTCTCATCTTCTGTAGCCACCGGCAGTAATGCCCGCTCCTCTGCCATGCCTCCTGTCTCCAACAATGACGATGATGAAGTTGGTGTAAGCTATCCTGCAATGGATAGTAGTAATCCACTCTCATCCGGGACCGAGAACATTCAAAGAGCAACAAGAGGCGTGCAGCGAATAGGGGGGCAAAATGATCAGTGGAATCGAATTGATGCCTGCATTGATGCCATAACCACTTGCAGTGAAGCCAAAACTCGGAAGCTGGCCAAAATTTCCAATGATGATATTGAAGAGTGCATGGCTGCGCTGTGTAAAATGGAGGGACTACTGCAGGATTTATTCTTTGCAGCAAGATCAATTTGTGTTGAAGGTGAGGCGTCAAATGTTTGA
- the LOC105173321 gene encoding nuclear transcription factor Y subunit A-1-like, protein MPALAKSSDQQLETGLRSIPNSTFYSQPWWQGLGHNGMPSGGQQEDGPVGPATLQPQGTGEGASKDPEINAALRSGLNGSNNGQEKQHLDANSQMELVGHSIMLTPYPYEDPQYGGRLTYGATVHHLLGYHPARMPLPLEMEEEPVYVNAKQYRGILRRRQMRARAELDKKLVKNRKPYLHESRHQHAIRRARGSGGRFLNTKKLDGSGKNSTSGEQPKSGEITHTQSSSPASAHLSYNRNNISNQQGNGASTIQGTHKKQNLPNGFSHGNGLALYYADSTRRDLENDHFSEDNRTSLVSTAPQGPSFRK, encoded by the exons ATGCCTGCACTTGCTAAAAGTAGTGATCAACAGTTGGAGACAGGTCTCCGTAGTATCCCAAACTCGACATTCTACAGTCAACCCTGGTGGCAGGGTCTTGGACACAATGGCATGCCTTCTGGAGGGCAGCAGGAAGATGGACCCGTAGGCCCTGCAACTCTGCAACCTCAAGGCACTGGTGAAGGGGCCTCCAAGGATCCAGAAATCAATGCAGCCCTTCGATCTG GATTAAATGGAAGCAATAATGGGCAAGAAAAGCAACACCTTGATGCAAATTCACAAATGGAACTTGTGGGTCATTCAATT ATGTTGACGCCTTATCCATATGAAGACCCACAGTATGGGGGAAGGTTGACTTATGGAGCAACA GTACACCACTTGCTTGGATACCATCCAGCAAGAATGCCTTTGCCACTGGAAATGGAAGAAGAACCTGTTTATGTGAATGCAAAACAGTACCGTGGAATTTTAAGGCGAAGACAAATGCGAGCAAGAGCTGAATTGGACAAGAAATTGGTAAAAAACCGGAAG CCTTATCTGCATGAATCTCGGCACCAACATGCTATAAGAAGAGCAAGAGGCTCTGGTGGCCGTTTCCTTAATACGAAAAAGCTTGATGGTTCTGGCAAAAACTCTACATCCGGGGAGCAACCGAAATCTGGGGAAATTACTCACACACAATCTTCGTCTCCTGCTTCTGCACATTTGTCTTACAACCGTAATAATATATCTAATCAACAAGGTAATGGGGCATCTACGATTCAAGGAACACATAAGAAACAGAATCTCCCAAATGGATTCAGCCACGGCAATGGTCTGGCATTGTATTATGCAGACTCCACTAGAAGAGACCTGGAAAATGACCACTTTAGTGAGGATAACCGGACCTCACTGGTGAGCACCGCCCCACAGGGGCCTTCCTTCAGAAAATGA